A stretch of the Pseudopipra pipra isolate bDixPip1 chromosome 11, bDixPip1.hap1, whole genome shotgun sequence genome encodes the following:
- the DNAJB8 gene encoding LOW QUALITY PROTEIN: dnaJ homolog subfamily B member 8 (The sequence of the model RefSeq protein was modified relative to this genomic sequence to represent the inferred CDS: inserted 2 bases in 1 codon; substituted 2 bases at 2 genomic stop codons) translates to MIPCEDIVFPTGTANPGNRNRCRITLDLIIKVQLLRLNLSDKNPRSKKEAEKKFKEILEAQEVLSDPQKRLLYDKSVENRVNRXGFDGFFRSPHVFSHQEEFFGGRDPFAYIFXNPFDIRINGENQHNTSRRGGSSSPCTSYREXFMPWNSFSHRKLCAYTFSETTVRPHGPTTMVSCTKVINGKTITTWPIFENGHERKEMEEDGQLKSVKINGTEILNS, encoded by the exons ATGATTCCCTGTGAGGATATTGTATTTCCCACAGGAACGGCAAATCCAGGGAATAGAAACAGATGCAGGATAACCCTGGACTTGATCATCAAAGTTCAGCTCCTCAGGCTGAACTTGTCTGATAAGAACCCCAGGAGCAAGAAGGAAGCTGAgaagaaatttaaagaaattttgGAAGCACAAGAGGTTTTGTCTGACCCTCAGAAGCGATTGTTGTATGACAAGTCTGTTGAGAACAGAGTCAACAG GGGGTTTGATGGCTTCTTTCGTTCTCCTCATGTATTCTCCCATCAAGAAGAGTTCTTTGGAGGGAGGGATCcatttgcatatattttctAGAACCCCTTTGACATCAGAATCAATGGTGAAAACCAGCACAATACaagcagaagaggaggaagcTCCAGCCCATGTACTTCCTATAGGGAGTAATTTATGCCATGGAATTCATTCAGTCACAGAAAGCTCTGCGCCTACACCTTTAGTGAAACCACAGTTAGGCCACATGGTCCCACAACAATGGTTAGCTGTACTAAAGTGATCAATGGCAAGACAATCACCACCTGGCCAATCTTTGAGAATGGGCAtgagagaaaggaaatggaAGAAGATGGCCAGCTGAAGTCTGTGAAAATCAATGGGACAGAGATCCTGAATTCTTAA